The following proteins are encoded in a genomic region of Hirundo rustica isolate bHirRus1 chromosome 15, bHirRus1.pri.v3, whole genome shotgun sequence:
- the C1QTNF8 gene encoding complement C1q tumor necrosis factor-related protein 8 — protein MSAVILLLLLSAGNAGSQPDSALPRRRLSCVRCCGPSEQPVSIISQRSARMSGHPRYSLPKIQPTIDITILKGEKGEMGERGLPGAAGKAGERGWRGPSGRKGQKGQPGPQGHSCKQQFAAFSVGRRRALHGSDYFQLVTFDTEFVNLYQHFNMFSGKFFCYVPGVYYFSLNVHTWNFKETYVHLMRNEQAAAVLYAQPGDRSIMQSQSLMLDLQEGDEVWIRMFKRERENAIYSEESDVYVVFNGHLVKPALE, from the exons ATGAGCGCCgtgatcctgctgctcctgctctccgCCGGGAACGCCGGATCCCAGCCGGACTCGGCGCTGCCCCGGCGGCGCCTGTCGTGCGTGAGGTGCTGCGGGCCCTCGGAGCAGCCGGTGTCCATCATCTCCCAAAGATCCGCCAGGATGAGCGGCCATCCCCGGTATTCCCTGCCCAAAATCCAGCCCACCATCGACATCACCATCCTCAAAG GCGAGAAGGGCGAGATGGGCGAGCGGGGACTCCCCGGAGCCGCCGGGAAGGCGGGAGAGCGCGGATGGCGCGGGCCGAGCGGCCGGAAGGGCCAGAAGGGGCAGCCGGGGCCGCAGGGCCACTCCTGCAAGCAGCAGTTCGCCGCCTTCTCCGTGGGCCGCCGCCGGGCCCTGCACGGCTCCGACTACTTCCAGCTCGTCACCTTCGACACGGAATTCGTCAACCTCTACCAACACTTCAACATGTTCTCCGGGAAGTTCTTCTGCTACGTGCCGGGGGTTTACTACTTCAGCCTCAACGTGCACACCTGGAATTTCAAGGAGACCTACGTGCACCTGATGAGGAACGAGCAGGCCGCCGCCGTCCTGTACGCCCAGCCCGGCGACAGGAGCATCATGCAGAGCCAGAGCCTGATGCTGGATCTGCAGGAAGGGGACGAGGTCTGGATCCGGATGTTCAAGAGGGAGCGGGAAAACGCCATCTACAGCGAGGAGTCGGATGTTTACGTCGTCTTCAACGGGCACCTGGTCAAACCCGCCCTGGAGTAG